In Leishmania donovani BPK282A1 complete genome, chromosome 20, one genomic interval encodes:
- a CDS encoding deoxyhypusine synthase-like, with protein sequence MLASVPAPRPAKKDSAASRRKSASKSTGAAIKDGASARVSASGAAESPKQSCAQVHGVDFQSLVHATQEETLRAVVSSLPTTGLQATQIGRARRLVQQILHHRSPEDRVFLAYTSNMISCGLRDTFTYLARERLVDCFISSAGGIEEDVIKCGGSTLIGQFGLDGRALRRRGINRIGNLLVPNDNYCWFEDFFTPVLGSVQEAQRASRWKTHTAPSEIIEAMGAAIEKNHPDTCTSSLVYWCYRNGISVFSPAFTDGSMGDMIYFYNFSHKGLVVDPLEDVVRLRKLAATGRGRNLAIVLGGGLPKHHLLRNVSMDAVVMVTTGLEADGCVSSGVLADDVACGLLREETETVRVQGDATVVFPLMLISEEAATRERAAA encoded by the coding sequence ATGCTTGCCTCTGTCCCAGCGCCAAGGCCGGCGAAGAAGGACTCCGCTGCGTCCCGTAGGAAATCGGCGTCGAAGAGCACGGGAGCCGCTATCAAGGATGGCGCATCAGCGAGAGTTTCAGCGTCAGGTGCCGCTGAGTCACCAAAGCAGAGCTGTGCGCAGGTGCATGGCGTCGACTTCCAGTCGCTGGTGCACGCAACGCAGGAGGAGACTCTCCGCGCTGTTGTGTCGAGCCTGCCCACGACTGGCCTACAGGCTACCCAGATTGGCCGTGCGCGCCGACTCGTGCAGCAGATTCTTCATCACCGCTCGCCGGAGGATCGCGTCTTCCTCGCCTACACATCCAACATGATTTCATGTGGTCTTCGCGACACGTTTACGTACTTGGCTCGCGAGCGACTGGTGGACTGCTTCATCTCGTCCGCTGGCGGCATCGAAGAGGACGTTATAAAGTGCGGTGGCAGCACGCTGATCGGTCAGTTCGGTCTGGACGGGcgagcgctgcgccgccgcggcatcaACCGCATCGGCAACCTCCTCGTGCCCAACGACAACTACTGCTGGTTTGAAGACTTCTTCACACCTGTGCTGGGCTCAGTtcaggaggcgcagcgggcgtCGCGATGGAAGACGCACACGGCCCCGTCCGAGATCATTGAGGCCATGGGCGCCGCCATCGAAAAGAACCACCCTGACACGTGCACCTCCAGCCTGGTGTACTGGTGCTACCGGAACGGGATCTCCGTCTTCTCGCCAGCCTTCACAGATGGCTCGATGGGAGACATGATTTACTTCTACAACTTCTCGCACAAGGGGCTCGTCGTGGACCCCCTGGAGGACgttgtgcggctgcgcaagcTGGCAGCAACGGGGAGGGGCCGCAACTTAGCCATCGTGCTCGGCGGCGGTCTTCCCAAGCACCACCTTCTGCGCAATGTGTCGATGGACGCTGTTGTCATGGTGACAACAGGCTTGGAGGCCGACGGCTGCGTCAGCTCCGGCGTTCTCGCTGACGACGTGGCGTGCGGCCTGCTCAGAGAGGAAACGGAGACTGTGCGCGTGCAAGGTGATGCCACGGTGGTGTTCCCGCTGATGCTGATTTCAGAGGAAGCTGCCACCCGGGAGCGGGCCGCAGCGTAA